The following proteins are encoded in a genomic region of Sphingopyxis sp. YF1:
- a CDS encoding adenylate/guanylate cyclase domain-containing protein, with product MTDAPATATEAPPDRPAAVPLRKQLRRLATQLGPARMATTILFLLVAVFIARMSWQLPLAGDAERALYDSRATLMAPHVSQDPRIVMVTYNDETLFNTGIRSPLDRTLLTHALANIDAMGAKAIGIDILFDSPRPDDDALKAQLRAMRTPTWLAYVTQDSNPNTIYFEQQKFLESFLTDVTTDRTRPTSVRLMATDDGVVRNWPDRPKGLPPLMANALAPVDPAHADYQGNIRFLMPERATADQEEPVFANIPIDTFAVPMDAETRAGFAELVRGRYVLIGGDIIDNDQFSTPLSRLPDLQSGERETMIGLEVHAHMLAQQLDGAWSRPVPGWGLWLLALLVVIAGGITSLVDLKARWVILIFALQMVFFLAYPFWLQKIGVDTTNLPAFGQALGWLFGFVAVGSAARTIGSRQRAFAQSALGKYLPADVAAQIMRDPEQLSLHGERRNIFCVFTDLEGFTKLSHATTPETVARLLNEYLDRLSDVVLAHGGTIDKFVGDAVVAFWGAPLSRPDDGPQAAAAALAMYRAGEKFRVDLAAADVPPLGMTRVGLHVGDAIVGNFGGEGRIQYTALGDSMNTASRLEAANKSLKTGVLISAEAAARAGRDDLVPMGRVTLRGRAQPVDVFTPRPDLSAEQRARIAEMVAAHAAGDKNVFVTCATALAGEFSQEPSIMFLIERLNETEEGASYVLS from the coding sequence ATGACCGACGCCCCGGCAACCGCGACAGAGGCGCCGCCCGACCGGCCCGCCGCCGTGCCGCTGCGCAAGCAGCTGCGGCGCCTGGCGACGCAGCTCGGCCCGGCGCGCATGGCGACGACGATCCTGTTCCTGCTCGTCGCGGTGTTCATCGCGCGGATGAGCTGGCAATTGCCGCTCGCGGGCGACGCCGAACGCGCGCTCTACGACAGCCGCGCGACGCTGATGGCCCCGCACGTCAGCCAGGACCCGCGGATCGTCATGGTCACCTACAATGACGAGACTTTGTTCAACACGGGCATCCGCTCGCCGCTCGACCGCACCTTGCTGACCCACGCGCTCGCCAACATCGACGCGATGGGGGCAAAGGCGATCGGCATCGACATCCTCTTTGATTCGCCGCGGCCCGACGACGACGCGCTCAAGGCGCAGCTGCGCGCGATGCGGACGCCGACCTGGCTCGCCTACGTCACGCAGGACAGCAACCCCAACACCATCTATTTCGAACAGCAGAAATTCCTCGAATCCTTCCTCACCGACGTCACCACCGACCGAACGCGGCCGACGAGCGTCCGGCTGATGGCGACCGACGACGGCGTCGTGCGCAACTGGCCCGACCGGCCCAAAGGCCTGCCCCCGCTGATGGCCAACGCGCTGGCGCCGGTCGATCCCGCGCACGCCGACTATCAGGGCAATATCCGCTTTCTGATGCCCGAACGCGCGACCGCGGATCAGGAGGAACCGGTGTTCGCCAACATCCCGATCGACACCTTCGCGGTGCCGATGGATGCCGAAACGCGCGCCGGCTTCGCCGAACTGGTCCGCGGGCGATACGTGCTGATCGGCGGCGACATCATCGACAACGACCAGTTCAGCACCCCGCTCAGCCGCCTGCCCGACCTTCAGTCGGGCGAACGCGAGACGATGATCGGGCTCGAGGTCCACGCGCACATGCTGGCGCAGCAGCTCGACGGCGCCTGGTCGCGGCCGGTGCCCGGCTGGGGACTGTGGCTGCTCGCGCTGCTCGTCGTGATCGCGGGCGGGATCACCAGCCTCGTCGACCTCAAGGCGCGCTGGGTGATCCTGATCTTCGCGCTCCAGATGGTCTTCTTCCTCGCCTACCCCTTCTGGCTGCAAAAGATCGGGGTCGACACGACGAACCTGCCCGCCTTCGGCCAGGCGCTCGGCTGGCTGTTCGGGTTCGTCGCGGTCGGCAGCGCGGCGCGGACGATCGGCTCGCGCCAGCGCGCCTTCGCGCAATCGGCGCTCGGCAAATATCTGCCTGCCGATGTCGCGGCGCAGATCATGCGCGACCCCGAACAATTGTCGCTGCACGGCGAACGCCGCAACATCTTCTGCGTCTTCACCGATCTCGAGGGCTTCACCAAGTTGAGCCACGCGACGACCCCGGAAACCGTGGCGCGACTGCTCAACGAATATCTCGACCGCCTCTCCGACGTCGTGCTCGCGCACGGCGGCACGATCGACAAGTTCGTCGGCGACGCGGTCGTCGCGTTCTGGGGGGCTCCGCTCAGCCGCCCCGACGACGGCCCGCAGGCGGCGGCCGCGGCGCTCGCCATGTACCGGGCGGGCGAGAAATTCCGCGTCGACCTTGCCGCCGCCGACGTGCCGCCGCTCGGCATGACGCGCGTCGGGCTGCACGTCGGCGACGCGATCGTCGGCAATTTCGGCGGCGAAGGCCGCATCCAGTATACCGCGCTCGGCGACAGCATGAACACCGCCTCGCGGCTCGAGGCGGCGAACAAGAGCCTCAAGACCGGGGTTCTGATCTCGGCCGAGGCCGCGGCGCGCGCCGGCCGCGACGATCTGGTGCCGATGGGCCGCGTCACCCTGCGCGGCCGCGCGCAGCCCGTCGACGTCTTCACCCCGCGCCCCGACCTGTCGGCGGAGCAGCGCGCGCGGATCGCCGAAATGGTTGCCGCGCACGCCGCGGGCGATAAAAATGTCTTTGTGACCTGTGCCACAGCGCTGGCCGGGGAATTCAGTCAGGAACCATCCATCATGTTCTTGATAGAACGATTGAACGAGACCGAAGAAGGAGCGAGCTATGTCCTGTCCTGA
- a CDS encoding ShlB/FhaC/HecB family hemolysin secretion/activation protein, translated as MNVKGYRKQAGLARPTRRGLRGALAGPGLLLAALPAAAHAQVATPQIPTREEIQRPAPLQAPSPAEQIVTADDAIERAPCPLANPEFAAIRITLRGVEFSDVAGIDRTMLDPAWRDRVGQDLPIAAVCDIRDRAATILRAKGYLAAVRVPPQTIGDGIVKLDILAARMSRIEVRGDAGASEGLLQRYLSHLGDQPVFNIIDAERYLLLARDIPGLSARLTLRPGAVPGEVVGEVTVDRTAAIFDANVQNFGSKDVGRWGGIVRARIPGLTGMGDLTTVSFYSTPDFDEQNVAQVAHEFRVGDEGLKFGGSFTYAWTRPDVAALPIKSETQVIGLYASYPLVLTQAHQVTVTGGLDLINQDIGLGAAALNRDRLRVFNLRADASWTDPASVAGRGGFSPAEPRWFFGTSVEARQGVKFLGASDDCGPTGAACFLPGAIPLSRIEGKPDAFLVRANALAEWRPAKNFTLSAAPRAQWASDPLLAYEEFSGGNFTIGRGFDPGTVIGDSGVAVSLEARYGSLIPRNRQSLALQPFAFFDAAWVWNKDSAFAGFNPQKLYSAGGGLRLAYGDIGRIDMTVAVPLNRAGFLPQKPDPRFLLSFTTQFGVRAR; from the coding sequence ATGAACGTCAAGGGGTATCGGAAGCAGGCGGGCCTCGCCCGTCCGACGCGGCGTGGGCTGAGGGGAGCGCTCGCCGGCCCCGGACTGTTACTGGCGGCGCTTCCCGCCGCGGCGCACGCGCAGGTCGCGACCCCGCAGATCCCGACGCGCGAGGAAATCCAGCGCCCCGCCCCGCTCCAGGCACCGTCCCCGGCCGAACAGATCGTCACCGCCGACGACGCGATCGAGCGCGCGCCCTGCCCGCTCGCCAACCCCGAATTCGCGGCGATCCGCATCACGCTGCGCGGCGTCGAATTTTCGGACGTCGCGGGGATCGACCGGACAATGCTCGACCCGGCCTGGCGCGATCGCGTCGGGCAGGATCTGCCGATCGCCGCCGTGTGCGACATCCGCGACCGCGCGGCGACGATCCTGCGCGCGAAGGGCTATCTGGCTGCGGTGCGCGTGCCGCCGCAGACGATCGGCGACGGCATCGTCAAGCTCGACATCCTCGCGGCGCGGATGAGCCGGATCGAGGTGCGCGGCGATGCCGGCGCCAGCGAGGGCCTGCTCCAGCGCTATCTGTCGCACCTTGGCGACCAGCCGGTGTTCAACATCATCGACGCCGAGCGCTATCTGCTGCTCGCGCGCGATATCCCGGGCCTGTCGGCGCGGCTGACGCTGCGCCCCGGCGCGGTCCCCGGCGAGGTCGTCGGCGAAGTGACGGTCGACCGCACCGCCGCGATTTTCGACGCCAATGTCCAGAATTTCGGGTCGAAGGACGTCGGCCGCTGGGGCGGCATAGTGCGTGCGCGCATCCCCGGCCTGACCGGCATGGGCGACCTCACCACGGTCAGCTTCTATTCGACCCCCGATTTCGACGAACAGAATGTCGCGCAGGTCGCGCATGAATTCCGCGTCGGCGACGAGGGGCTGAAATTCGGCGGCAGCTTCACCTACGCCTGGACACGGCCCGACGTCGCCGCGCTGCCGATCAAGTCGGAAACGCAGGTGATCGGCCTGTACGCATCCTATCCACTCGTACTCACCCAGGCGCACCAGGTCACGGTCACCGGCGGGCTCGACCTGATCAACCAGGACATCGGGCTCGGCGCCGCGGCGCTCAACCGCGACCGGCTGCGCGTGTTCAACCTGCGCGCCGATGCCAGCTGGACCGACCCCGCGTCGGTCGCCGGGCGCGGCGGCTTCAGCCCCGCCGAACCGCGCTGGTTCTTCGGCACCTCGGTCGAGGCGCGGCAGGGTGTGAAATTCCTCGGTGCCAGCGACGATTGCGGCCCGACCGGCGCCGCCTGTTTCCTGCCCGGCGCGATCCCGCTGTCGCGCATCGAGGGCAAACCCGACGCCTTCCTCGTGCGCGCGAACGCGCTCGCCGAATGGCGTCCGGCCAAGAATTTCACCTTGTCGGCGGCGCCGCGCGCGCAATGGGCGAGCGACCCGCTGCTCGCCTACGAGGAATTTTCGGGGGGCAATTTCACCATCGGGCGCGGCTTCGACCCCGGCACGGTGATCGGCGACAGCGGCGTCGCGGTGTCGCTCGAGGCGCGCTACGGCTCGCTCATTCCGCGAAACCGCCAAAGCCTCGCCCTCCAGCCCTTCGCCTTCTTCGACGCCGCCTGGGTGTGGAACAAGGACAGCGCCTTCGCCGGGTTCAACCCGCAAAAACTCTACTCGGCCGGCGGCGGGCTCCGCCTTGCCTATGGCGACATCGGGCGGATCGACATGACGGTCGCGGTGCCGCTCAACCGCGCGGGTTTCCTGCCGCAAAAACCCGACCCGCGCTTCCTCCTCTCCTTCACCACCCAGTTCGGCGTGCGGGCACGCTGA